One genomic window of Pseudomonas sp. LFM046 includes the following:
- a CDS encoding AraC family transcriptional regulator — MVRAAALTNYNEVALHLGLNPQQMLRRVGLSQTLMDNPEQRLPTSAVATLLEESSRACNCPTFGLRMAESRQLSDFGAISLLLSHQPTLRDALETIVQYRHLLNESLALFVDEVGKTVVLREEIITDPPVVVRQGIELAIGVLFRMCSALLGSGWRPLSVNFTHDAPPELQLHRRVFGCKVEFGSEFNGIVCQAADLDKANPLADPAMARHARRLVETLPGAAPQSTLNDVRRAIYLLLPMGRATIEQIAQSLGMNVRTLQRRLEDSQVTFSDLISEVRRDLVLRYMENPRYSLSRIADLLGYSAPSSFTRWFTTQFGMAPAAWRREHQIKTEE; from the coding sequence ATGGTTCGCGCAGCGGCTCTCACCAACTACAACGAAGTGGCCCTGCACCTGGGCCTCAACCCGCAGCAGATGCTTCGTCGCGTGGGGCTCAGCCAGACGTTGATGGACAATCCCGAGCAACGCCTGCCCACCTCGGCAGTCGCTACCTTGCTGGAGGAATCATCCCGGGCCTGCAACTGCCCCACGTTCGGCCTGCGCATGGCGGAGTCGCGCCAACTCTCGGACTTCGGCGCCATCAGCCTGTTGCTGTCCCATCAACCGACCCTGCGAGATGCGCTGGAAACCATCGTCCAGTACCGGCATCTGCTCAATGAATCCCTGGCGCTGTTCGTGGATGAAGTGGGCAAGACCGTGGTGCTGCGGGAAGAGATCATCACCGACCCGCCGGTGGTGGTGCGTCAGGGCATCGAACTGGCGATCGGCGTGCTGTTTCGCATGTGCAGCGCCCTGCTGGGCTCCGGCTGGCGCCCCCTGAGCGTGAACTTCACCCACGACGCCCCGCCCGAGCTGCAGCTGCATCGGCGGGTGTTTGGTTGCAAGGTGGAGTTCGGCAGCGAATTCAACGGAATCGTTTGCCAGGCCGCCGACCTGGACAAGGCCAACCCCCTGGCCGACCCGGCCATGGCGCGCCACGCCCGTCGCCTCGTGGAAACGCTACCCGGCGCCGCCCCGCAATCGACCCTGAACGACGTGCGCCGGGCCATCTACCTGCTGCTGCCCATGGGCCGCGCCACCATCGAGCAGATCGCCCAGTCCCTCGGGATGAACGTGCGCACCCTGCAGCGCCGCCTGGAGGACAGCCAGGTGACCTTCTCCGACCTGATCAGCGAAGTGCGCCGCGACCTGGTGCTGCGCTACATGGAAAACCCGCGCTACTCCCTCAGCCGCATCGCCGACCTGCTCGGCTACTCGGCGCCCAGCTCCTTCACCCGCTGGTTCACCACCCAGTTCGGCATGGCCCCCGCCGCCTGGCGGCGGGAGCATCAGATCAAGACCGAGGAATAA
- a CDS encoding Rieske 2Fe-2S domain-containing protein, giving the protein MTGLVEVPAAQVPAEGSRTLFRHEGKSVVLFNQGGVIYAIDEGCPHNGASLFVGKLDGRLLQCPAHGLRFDLASGCVPNVRGFGVATYAVEQRQGRCFIDLSRPRSQESSQCPQQQ; this is encoded by the coding sequence TTGACCGGGCTGGTGGAAGTTCCGGCGGCGCAGGTGCCGGCCGAGGGCAGCCGCACCCTGTTCCGCCACGAAGGGAAATCGGTGGTGCTGTTCAATCAGGGTGGCGTGATCTACGCCATTGACGAGGGCTGTCCGCACAACGGCGCGTCCCTCTTCGTCGGCAAGCTGGATGGCCGCCTGCTGCAGTGCCCGGCCCATGGTCTGCGTTTCGACCTGGCTAGTGGCTGTGTGCCCAATGTGCGCGGCTTCGGTGTCGCCACCTATGCCGTAGAGCAACGGCAAGGCCGGTGTTTTATCGACCTGTCCCGGCCCAGGTCCCAGGAGTCTTCGCAATGTCCGCAACAGCAATAA
- a CDS encoding putative sulfate exporter family transporter, whose protein sequence is MSATAITALGSRTRVLMPGVIVSTLVAAAATFLSEHYGAPVMLFALLLGMSVNFLATDGVCKAGIEFTAREVLRIGVALLGIRITLGQIASLGWEPVAMVVALVAVTILVSVAAARVLGFNSLFGLLTGGATAICGASAALALAAALPSHPQKERATLFTVIGVSALSTVAMILYPMIAQAVGLSPLHAGFFIGGTIHDVAQVVGAGYSMSHETGDSATVIKLMRVAMLLPVILCAAMITRARGAEPGTKRPPLLPWFAVGFVVLAATNSTGIIPPMVQEAGNELSRWCLVIAISALGMKTQLKELATVGIKPILLMVGETAFLAALVLAMLHFGF, encoded by the coding sequence ATGTCCGCAACAGCAATAACCGCGCTGGGTTCTCGCACCCGGGTCCTGATGCCCGGTGTAATTGTCAGCACCCTGGTCGCCGCGGCGGCCACCTTCCTCTCCGAGCACTACGGTGCCCCGGTGATGCTTTTCGCCCTGCTGCTGGGGATGTCCGTGAACTTCCTCGCCACGGACGGCGTGTGCAAGGCGGGCATCGAGTTCACCGCCCGTGAAGTGCTGCGCATCGGGGTGGCCTTGCTGGGTATCCGCATCACCCTGGGGCAGATCGCCTCCCTCGGCTGGGAGCCGGTGGCCATGGTGGTGGCCCTTGTCGCCGTGACCATCCTCGTATCCGTTGCGGCGGCCCGTGTGCTGGGCTTCAACAGCCTGTTCGGCCTGCTCACCGGTGGTGCCACGGCCATTTGCGGCGCCTCCGCTGCCCTGGCCCTGGCGGCGGCACTGCCCAGCCACCCGCAGAAAGAGCGCGCCACCCTGTTCACCGTGATCGGTGTGTCGGCGCTGTCCACCGTGGCCATGATCCTCTACCCGATGATCGCCCAGGCCGTGGGGCTCTCGCCGCTGCACGCCGGGTTCTTCATCGGCGGCACCATCCATGACGTGGCCCAGGTCGTGGGTGCCGGCTACAGCATGTCCCACGAGACGGGCGACAGCGCCACCGTGATCAAGCTGATGCGCGTGGCGATGCTGCTGCCGGTGATCCTCTGCGCGGCCATGATCACCCGCGCCCGTGGCGCCGAACCGGGCACCAAGCGCCCGCCGCTTCTGCCCTGGTTTGCCGTTGGCTTCGTGGTGCTCGCCGCGACCAACAGCACGGGCATCATTCCTCCGATGGTGCAGGAGGCCGGTAATGAGCTGTCCCGTTGGTGCCTGGTGATCGCCATCAGCGCCCTGGGCATGAAGACCCAGCTCAAGGAACTGGCCACGGTCGGTATCAAGCCGATCCTGCTGATGGTGGGCGAAACCGCCTTCCTCGCAGCCCTGGTGCTGGCGATGCTGCACTTCGGATTCTGA